From the genome of Nicotiana sylvestris chromosome 2, ASM39365v2, whole genome shotgun sequence, one region includes:
- the LOC138884898 gene encoding uncharacterized protein — protein MKQSFLAAYEDNGSDQEEEKEDEAISLYATTDFDLWIIDSHRPILPTKLDSEGDICNKKEEKYNEEDPIEESKTEEEVIGMMAMSNSETEDDANQLLSNLSCVKLDIKELESNKVSLEKQDKDLKNQVLGLTSKNEKSLEIRGKGKISDLQDKLEKELKIANDNFCDVECSNKVLHENLEKSNNKLFRLSKWHRSFDALNWLNENCSSNKSRIGYRKFVPKFDQNSETPLVLLKNVKKEEDPKAKVRGNNQDWYLDSGCSRHMTGEKKNFLSLTIFQGGNVSFGNGKKGQITCIGKVGKSLSHATKDVYYVGKRHSNVYKISIISLPQSERTCLRVVEDDPLICHKTLGHANLSQLNKLAVKDLVLGLPKIEFISDKDEDYDIGFTGDRETMPSLRNLCALTTFLSQKPKNKTVISTRWVFRNKLDEQENITRNKIRLVVQRYNREEGIDYDETFAPGLKLAPRAWYERLSKFLLANNFVRGKVDTTLFLRSRGKNILIVQVYMDEIIFGDTNEVMCKEFAEMMGNELKMSMIGELNFFLGLQIKQTHTGTIIHQQKYIKELLKKFNMDSSKTIDTPIVTATKLDLDEERKR, from the exons ATGAAACAGTCATTCTTAGCAGCATATGAAGACAATGGAAGTGACCAAGAGGAAGAAAAGGAGGATGAAGCTATAAGTCTCTATGCT ACTACTGACTTTGACCTGTGGATAATTGACAGTCATAGACCAATTCTCCCAACCAAATTGGATAGTGAAGGTGACATTTGCaacaaaaaagaagagaaatataACGAGGAAGATC CGATTGAAGAATCCAAAACagaggaagaagtgattggaaTGATGGCCATGAGTAATTCAGAAACTGAAGATGACGCAAACCAG CTATTAAGCAACCTTTCTTGTGTCAAACTTGATATCAAAGAGCTTGAATCTAACAAAGTTAGTTTAGAGAAACAGGACAAAGACctcaagaaccaggttcttgggCTTACTTCTAAGAATGAGAAGTCTCTTGAAATACGTGGCAAAGGAAAAATAAGTGATCTGCAAGATAAGCttgaaaaagaattaaaaattgCTAATGATAATTTTTGTGATGTTGAATGTAGCAATAAAGTCCTGCATGAAAACCTAGAAAAGTCTAATAACAAACTCTTTAGACTAAGCAAATGGCATAGATCTTTTGATGCCTTGAATTGGCTGAATGAAAACTGTAGCTCTAACAAATCTAGAATTGGCTACAGAAAATTTGTCCCTAAGTTTGACCAAAA TTCAGAAACACCTTTGGTATTGCTAAAAAATGTGAAGAAGGAAGAGGATCCAAAG GCTAAGGTAAGAGGAAACAATCAAGACTGGTATCTAGACAGTGGATGTTCAAGACATATGActggagaaaagaaaaacttCCTCTCACTGACAATCTTCCAAGGAGGGAATGTGTCATTTGGAAATGGGAAAAAGGGTCAGATAACATGTATTGGCAAGGTTGGCAAGTCACTCTCTCATGCTACAAAGGATGTGTATTATGTG GGTAAGAGACATAGCAATGTCTACAAGATATCGATTATATCACTTCCCCAGAGTGAGCGCACATGCTTGAGGGTAGTGGAAGATGATCCATTGATATGTCATAAAACACTGGGACATGCCAACCTCTCTCAACTCAACAAGTTGGCAGTGAAGGACTTGGTCCTTGGGCTACCTAAAATTGAGTTCATCTCTGACAAG GATGAAGATTATGATATAGGGTTCACTGGTGATAGAGAAACCATGCCTTCTCTAAGAAATCTATGTGCACTCACAACATTTCTCTCACAG AAACCCAAGAACAAAACTGTCATAAGTACCAGATGGGTGTTCAGAAACAAGTTGGATGAACAAGAAAATATCACAAGGAACAAAATCAGACTGGTGGTTCAGAGATATAATCGAGAGGAAGGCATTGACTATGATGAGACATTTGCACCT GGACTGAAATTGGCTCcaagagcttggtatgaaaggctaTCAAAATTCCTCTTAGCCAATAATTTTGTAAGAGGAAAGGTGGACACCACTCTATTTCTAAGGAGCAGAGGGAAGAATATTCTGATTGTTCAAGTGTATATGGATGAAATTATTTTTGGGGATACCAATGAAGTAATGTGCAAGGAATTTGCTGAGATGATGGGAAATGAGCTTAAGATGAGTATGATAGGTGAATTGAACTTCTTTCTGGGGCTGCAAATCAAGCAAACACATACTGGAACCATAATACATCAGCAAAAATATATCAAAGAACTACTGAAGAAGTTCAACATGGATTCCTCTAAGACCATTGACACACCCATTGTAACTGCAACAAAGTTGGACCTTGATGAAGAACGAAAAAGGTGA